One Sagittula stellata E-37 genomic window carries:
- a CDS encoding ATP-dependent DNA ligase, with amino-acid sequence MKRFTRLFIALDQTTKTSVKTAALADYFRHAPDEDKLWCIALFSGRRPKRAVNATELRGLAAERAGIPLWLFEESYPIVGDLAETIALVLPPPQNDSDFSLSHWIDALRDLNRLPLEERKPKIVAAWDQLDTPQRFLFTKLLTGGFRLGVSRKLMTRALAQATGQDEAALALKLMGNWTPDTTTFHDLVERDDPAADASRPYPFYLAYQLEDAPETLGAPEDWQAEWKWDGIRGQLILRDGQHHLWSRGEELLTDRFPEFARAADFLPDGCVFDGEILAWRDGPLPFATLQPRITRKTVSRKLLKDAPVTLLAYDLLEHEGRDIRDLPLAERRARLDSLLTGLPGDAPLRLSPALPFDTWDALAKTRSTSREHRSEGVMLKRLNAPYLSGRKKGDWWKWKLDPLTVDAVMIYAQQGHGRRANLFTDFTFAVWKGNELVPFTKAYSGLTDKEFDEITHWVRRNTLQRFGPVRQVRPEHVFEIAFEGIQASPRHKSGIALRFPRMARWRRDKPVAEANTLGDLQDMLSAYG; translated from the coding sequence ATGAAGCGTTTCACGCGACTTTTCATCGCTCTCGACCAGACCACAAAAACGTCCGTGAAGACAGCGGCTCTGGCCGATTACTTCCGACATGCGCCCGATGAGGACAAGCTTTGGTGCATCGCGCTGTTTTCCGGCCGCCGGCCCAAACGTGCCGTGAACGCCACCGAATTGCGCGGGCTTGCGGCGGAGCGCGCCGGCATTCCGCTGTGGCTGTTCGAGGAGAGCTATCCCATCGTGGGCGATCTTGCGGAGACCATCGCCCTGGTCCTGCCGCCACCGCAAAACGACAGCGATTTCTCGTTGAGCCACTGGATCGACGCGTTACGGGACCTCAACCGCCTTCCACTTGAAGAGCGCAAACCGAAGATCGTTGCAGCATGGGATCAGCTCGATACACCGCAGCGGTTCCTGTTCACCAAGCTTCTGACCGGCGGGTTCCGGCTAGGGGTCAGCCGCAAGCTGATGACCCGTGCCCTCGCCCAGGCCACCGGGCAGGACGAGGCCGCGCTGGCGCTGAAGCTGATGGGGAACTGGACGCCGGACACCACCACGTTCCACGACCTCGTCGAGCGGGACGATCCCGCCGCCGACGCATCGCGCCCCTATCCCTTCTACCTGGCCTACCAGCTTGAGGATGCGCCGGAGACGCTGGGCGCGCCGGAAGACTGGCAGGCGGAATGGAAATGGGACGGCATACGCGGCCAGCTGATCCTGCGCGACGGGCAACACCATCTGTGGTCGCGGGGCGAGGAGTTGTTGACCGACCGGTTCCCGGAGTTTGCACGGGCGGCGGATTTCCTGCCGGACGGTTGCGTCTTCGACGGCGAGATCCTCGCGTGGCGTGACGGTCCCTTGCCGTTTGCGACGCTGCAACCGCGCATCACCCGCAAGACCGTTTCCAGGAAACTGCTGAAAGACGCGCCGGTCACGCTTTTGGCGTACGACCTGCTCGAACACGAGGGCCGTGACATCCGCGATCTTCCGCTGGCGGAGCGGCGGGCACGGTTGGACAGCCTGCTGACGGGCCTGCCCGGCGACGCCCCTTTGCGCCTGTCACCAGCGCTGCCGTTCGACACCTGGGACGCGCTGGCGAAGACCCGCAGCACATCGCGTGAGCATCGCTCGGAAGGGGTGATGCTGAAGCGGCTGAACGCACCGTACCTGTCGGGGCGCAAGAAGGGCGACTGGTGGAAGTGGAAGCTGGACCCACTGACGGTCGATGCGGTGATGATCTATGCGCAGCAGGGCCACGGACGGCGCGCCAACCTGTTCACCGATTTCACCTTCGCCGTCTGGAAGGGCAACGAACTGGTGCCGTTCACCAAGGCCTACTCAGGCCTGACGGACAAGGAGTTCGATGAAATCACCCATTGGGTCCGCCGCAACACGTTGCAGCGGTTCGGACCCGTAAGGCAGGTGCGCCCGGAACATGTGTTCGAGATCGCCTTTGAAGGCATCCAGGCCAGCCCCCGCCACAAGTCCGGAATTGCGTTGCGATTTCCACGCATGGCCCGGTGGCGGCGGGATAAGCCTGTGGCTGAGGCGAACACACTGGGCGACCTTCAGGACATGCTGTCAGCCTATGGCTGA
- a CDS encoding ligase-associated DNA damage response exonuclease codes for MTEPVLTFTDRGIYCPAGDFFIDPWRPVARALITHGHADHARPGHGSYLATEAALPVMRHRLGEIKADGIRYGDARRIGDATVSFHPAGHLPGSAQVRVEVGGQVWVVSGDYKTRDDGFCEPFEPVRCHAFITECTFGLPVFTWAPQAEVAREINAWWQLCASEGRTALLGAYSLGKAQRLLSLLDPIGPILTHGAVEATNEVLRGQGCALPDTTHITPDIDLKAFRSPLVIAPPSALGGPWARRFRNAATGFASGWMRLRGIRRRRAMDRGFVLSDHADWPGLQEAIEATGAETVYATHGYTEIFARWLSEQGYDAHVVPTEFGNEADDVEPVA; via the coding sequence ATGACCGAGCCCGTCCTCACCTTCACCGACCGCGGGATCTATTGCCCCGCCGGCGATTTCTTTATTGATCCCTGGCGGCCGGTGGCGCGGGCCCTGATCACACACGGGCATGCGGATCATGCGCGCCCGGGGCATGGCTCCTACCTGGCCACCGAAGCGGCCCTGCCGGTGATGCGTCACCGTCTGGGTGAGATCAAGGCGGACGGGATCCGATACGGGGACGCGCGGCGTATCGGCGACGCCACCGTGTCCTTTCACCCGGCGGGGCATCTACCGGGGTCCGCCCAGGTGCGGGTCGAGGTCGGAGGGCAGGTCTGGGTCGTCTCCGGCGATTACAAGACCAGGGACGACGGGTTCTGCGAGCCGTTCGAGCCCGTGCGCTGCCACGCGTTCATCACCGAGTGCACCTTTGGTCTGCCGGTCTTTACATGGGCGCCACAGGCAGAGGTCGCCCGCGAGATCAACGCATGGTGGCAACTGTGCGCGTCAGAGGGCAGGACCGCGCTTTTGGGTGCCTACTCCCTGGGCAAGGCGCAGCGGCTTTTGTCCCTGCTCGATCCCATCGGGCCGATCCTGACACACGGCGCGGTGGAGGCGACGAACGAAGTGCTGCGCGGCCAGGGATGCGCCCTGCCCGACACCACACATATCACACCGGATATCGACCTGAAGGCGTTTCGGTCTCCGCTGGTGATCGCGCCGCCTTCTGCGCTTGGCGGCCCATGGGCGCGACGTTTCAGAAATGCGGCAACGGGTTTCGCGTCGGGCTGGATGCGGTTGCGGGGCATTCGCCGTCGCAGGGCCATGGACCGGGGGTTCGTGTTGTCGGATCACGCCGACTGGCCCGGGCTGCAGGAGGCGATCGAGGCCACGGGCGCGGAAACCGTTTATGCGACACACGGATACACCGAGATCTTCGCCCGCTGGCTGAGCGAGCAAGGCTATGACGCCCATGTGGTCCCGACAGAGTTCGGCAACGAGGCGGACGATGTGGAGCCGGTTGCATGA
- a CDS encoding alpha/beta hydrolase: MSLTPAPFYADLSEGPEGSRAFWMEAPDLLRLRIAHFPSRGTRGTVLLFPGRTEYVEKYGRTAAALAEAGYHTLAIDWRGQGLADRMLEDPRTGHVGLFEDYQHDVAAMKAIVKVLDLPRPLHLIAHSMGGCIGLRAVMNGLPVASAVFTGPMWGIRIANPVRPAAWAISRVSKSVGLGHVYAPGTGADSYVASADFEDNLLTRDPDMWDYMRRQVLAHPELQLGGPSLHWLHEALAETRSLARRPSPQLPCICFCGSNERIVDVDRIRTRMTNWPGGRLDMVPAGEHEVMMEVPSTRERIVSEMVALFDSAGEAQALTA, translated from the coding sequence ATGTCCCTGACCCCCGCGCCCTTCTACGCCGATCTGTCCGAAGGTCCGGAAGGCTCCCGTGCCTTCTGGATGGAGGCACCGGATCTGCTGAGGCTGCGCATCGCGCATTTCCCGTCACGGGGAACGCGGGGGACAGTTCTGCTCTTTCCCGGGCGGACTGAATACGTCGAGAAATACGGCCGCACCGCTGCAGCCCTGGCCGAGGCGGGATACCACACCCTAGCCATCGACTGGCGCGGACAGGGGCTGGCGGACCGGATGCTGGAAGACCCGCGCACCGGCCACGTCGGCCTGTTCGAGGACTACCAGCACGACGTCGCGGCGATGAAGGCCATCGTGAAGGTGCTGGACCTGCCCAGGCCGCTGCACTTGATCGCCCACTCCATGGGCGGCTGCATCGGTCTGCGGGCGGTGATGAATGGGCTGCCGGTGGCCTCTGCGGTATTCACCGGACCGATGTGGGGCATCCGCATCGCCAACCCGGTCCGGCCCGCGGCCTGGGCGATCAGCCGGGTATCGAAATCCGTGGGCCTCGGCCACGTCTACGCACCCGGTACGGGCGCGGACAGCTACGTCGCCTCGGCCGACTTCGAGGACAATCTGCTGACCCGCGACCCGGACATGTGGGACTACATGCGCCGCCAGGTGCTGGCCCATCCCGAACTGCAGCTCGGGGGCCCGTCCCTGCACTGGCTGCATGAGGCCCTGGCGGAGACCCGGTCGCTGGCCCGGCGCCCGTCGCCGCAACTGCCCTGCATCTGCTTCTGCGGCTCCAATGAGCGCATCGTCGACGTCGACCGCATCCGCACCCGCATGACGAACTGGCCCGGAGGGCGGCTGGACATGGTGCCCGCCGGTGAGCACGAGGTCATGATGGAAGTGCCATCGACCCGCGAGCGCATCGTGTCGGAGATGGTCGCGCTGTTCGACAGCGCCGGCGAGGCGCAGGCCCTGACTGCCTGA
- a CDS encoding SCP2 sterol-binding domain-containing protein, producing the protein MSEVVTKAVAALQEKMGGESFDGSAKFVIEDEGSVIIEGDTVREGDDATDVTLTADRDTFEAILSGDLNPTAAFMGGKLAVDGDMSAAMRLAGVLA; encoded by the coding sequence ATGAGCGAAGTTGTGACCAAGGCGGTGGCCGCCCTGCAGGAAAAGATGGGCGGCGAGTCCTTTGATGGCTCTGCGAAATTCGTGATCGAGGACGAAGGCAGCGTGATCATCGAGGGCGACACGGTGCGCGAGGGCGACGATGCCACCGACGTGACCCTGACCGCAGACCGCGACACGTTCGAGGCCATCCTTTCAGGCGACCTTAACCCGACCGCCGCTTTCATGGGCGGCAAACTGGCGGTCGATGGCGACATGTCGGCCGCCATGCGCCTTGCCGGAGTGCTTGCCTGA
- a CDS encoding tetratricopeptide repeat protein, giving the protein MEFKNTVTAILATVMISVPFAVSADERLDELMSELRGAESETAAQRLENQIITEWSKTGSPAMDLLLKRGRDALEVEDTDAALEHFRALTDHAPDFAEGWHGLALAFFEKERLGESMDALEHVLALNPDHFGALRGVAAIHEQVGHEVLAYRAYERVLELRPHDEDVENALTRLERKVKGVSL; this is encoded by the coding sequence ATGGAATTCAAAAATACCGTCACGGCAATCCTAGCCACAGTCATGATTTCCGTACCATTCGCGGTATCTGCGGATGAGCGCCTCGACGAGCTCATGTCGGAGCTTCGTGGTGCGGAATCGGAAACCGCGGCACAGCGGCTTGAGAACCAGATCATTACGGAGTGGTCGAAGACCGGCTCTCCGGCGATGGACCTGTTGTTAAAACGTGGCCGCGACGCGCTGGAGGTCGAGGATACCGATGCGGCGCTGGAGCATTTCCGGGCGCTCACCGATCACGCGCCCGACTTCGCCGAGGGCTGGCATGGACTGGCGTTGGCCTTCTTCGAGAAAGAACGCCTGGGCGAATCGATGGACGCGCTGGAGCATGTGCTTGCGCTGAACCCGGACCACTTCGGTGCGCTGCGCGGCGTGGCTGCGATCCACGAACAGGTCGGCCATGAGGTGCTTGCCTACCGGGCCTATGAACGGGTACTGGAGCTTAGGCCGCATGACGAAGACGTCGAGAATGCTCTCACGCGGCTGGAACGCAAGGTTAAGGGTGTGTCCCTGTAA
- a CDS encoding helicase-related protein, with protein sequence MAQRARIAAVLGPTNTGKTHYAIERMLAYRSGVIGLPLRLLAREVYDRIVAARGPSVVALVTGEERIVPARAQYWVCTVEAMPEGMGADLVAIDEIQLCADPERGHVFTDRLLRMRGTHETLFLGSDTMRGPIAQLVPGVEFVRRERMSQLVYTGSKKISRLQPRTAIVGFSVDNVYAIAELLKRQKGGAAVVMGALSPRTRNAQVELYQNREVDYLVATDAIGMGLNLDIDHVAFSSTTKFDGRRMRPLMPNELAQIAGRAGRGMSDGTFGVTGEASPLSEDVVEAICNHSFTPLKKLQWRSAALNFASIDALEHSLEVSPDHQILSKAREADDLRALRGLASEAEVSARASSVESVRLLWDVCRVPDFRGISAAEHAGLLGVIFGHLHERGQVPDDFMARQVARIDRTDGDIDTLSKRLAYIRTWTYVAQRRGWTRDEEHWREATRAVEDRLSDALHERLTQRFVDRRTSVLLRRLKQKEALLADVNDQGEVTVEGHVVGKLEGFRFRQDKDAQGQEAKTLRQASLQALTPHFHLRADRFYNAPDTEIDFTEQGGLMWGDQAVGKLVKGDAPLKPRVIAFVDEEAGPDVASKVERRLQHFMDRKIAALFEPLLKMEADETLTGLARGFAFRLVESLGVIPRAEVADEVKSLDQDARGSLRKHGVRFGQFTIFMPLLLKPAPTRLRLVLWSLSNGLDEFPEAPPPGLVTVPNIDEVPAQHYALAGYRKAGARAIRIDMLERLADMLRSEDSRGGFEAKADMLSITGMTLEQFADLMQGLGYRAEKGERSKVKAVDAVLEPETGEQVEGEATHLPEDTPVMDVAAETPATLEPGADEAPQPADVAEPVAQLEDEGEAPVSAEPAEEMDAASNEHAVPETPEEEILPGEAPDAAVAGAETEVFYTFTWGGNRGNQQRRGGGKPRRDAQGAGGGRRDDRGDKPRSKGPKGKGGPKGKGGPKGDRGPKTFESRPPRKDKPIDPDNPFAAALMGLKGKD encoded by the coding sequence ATGGCGCAGCGAGCACGGATCGCGGCCGTTCTAGGCCCGACCAACACGGGCAAGACGCACTACGCCATCGAACGGATGCTGGCGTACAGGAGCGGTGTCATAGGTCTGCCGCTGCGTCTGCTGGCCCGCGAAGTCTATGACAGGATCGTGGCCGCGCGCGGCCCTTCGGTTGTAGCGCTTGTCACCGGCGAGGAGCGCATCGTGCCGGCCCGTGCCCAGTACTGGGTCTGCACGGTCGAGGCGATGCCCGAGGGCATGGGCGCGGATCTTGTCGCCATCGACGAGATCCAGCTCTGTGCCGATCCGGAACGGGGGCACGTGTTTACCGACCGCCTGCTGCGGATGCGCGGCACGCACGAGACGCTCTTTCTGGGTTCAGACACCATGCGCGGCCCGATCGCCCAGCTCGTGCCCGGCGTGGAGTTCGTCCGGCGCGAGCGCATGTCGCAGCTTGTCTACACCGGGTCGAAGAAGATCAGCCGGCTGCAGCCGCGCACGGCCATCGTCGGTTTCTCGGTGGACAACGTCTACGCCATCGCCGAACTGCTGAAACGGCAGAAGGGCGGGGCGGCCGTGGTCATGGGTGCCCTGTCGCCCCGGACGCGGAACGCGCAGGTCGAACTCTACCAGAATCGCGAAGTCGACTACCTCGTCGCCACCGACGCCATCGGTATGGGGCTCAACCTCGATATCGACCACGTGGCGTTTTCCTCGACGACGAAGTTCGACGGGCGGCGGATGCGCCCCTTGATGCCCAACGAACTGGCCCAGATCGCGGGCCGCGCCGGTCGCGGCATGTCCGACGGCACTTTCGGCGTCACCGGCGAAGCGTCGCCCTTGTCCGAGGATGTGGTGGAGGCGATCTGCAACCACTCCTTCACGCCGCTGAAAAAGCTGCAATGGCGCAGCGCGGCCCTGAATTTCGCGTCTATCGACGCGCTGGAGCATTCGCTGGAGGTCTCTCCCGACCATCAGATCCTGTCGAAGGCGCGTGAAGCCGACGATCTGCGCGCTCTGCGGGGGCTCGCGTCGGAGGCCGAGGTGAGTGCCCGGGCGTCGAGTGTCGAGTCGGTCCGGCTCCTTTGGGACGTTTGCCGGGTGCCCGACTTCCGCGGCATCAGCGCTGCGGAACATGCGGGGCTGCTGGGCGTTATCTTTGGGCACCTGCACGAACGCGGGCAGGTGCCGGACGATTTCATGGCGCGGCAGGTGGCACGCATTGACCGGACGGATGGCGACATTGACACATTGTCGAAACGACTGGCGTATATCCGCACATGGACCTATGTGGCGCAACGACGTGGGTGGACGCGTGACGAAGAGCATTGGCGCGAGGCCACTCGCGCTGTAGAAGATCGCTTGTCGGACGCTCTGCACGAGCGGTTGACGCAAAGATTTGTAGATCGGCGGACCAGTGTTCTGCTTCGCCGGTTGAAACAGAAGGAGGCCCTCTTGGCCGATGTGAACGATCAGGGTGAGGTGACCGTCGAAGGTCACGTGGTTGGAAAGCTTGAGGGGTTCCGGTTCCGTCAGGACAAGGACGCGCAGGGGCAGGAGGCAAAGACGCTGCGGCAGGCGAGCCTGCAGGCCCTGACGCCGCATTTCCACCTGCGCGCGGACCGCTTCTACAATGCGCCCGACACGGAGATCGACTTTACCGAGCAGGGTGGCCTCATGTGGGGCGATCAGGCGGTGGGCAAGCTGGTGAAGGGCGATGCCCCTCTGAAGCCGCGAGTCATCGCGTTTGTCGATGAAGAGGCGGGGCCGGACGTGGCCTCCAAGGTCGAGCGCCGCCTCCAGCACTTCATGGACCGCAAGATCGCGGCGCTGTTCGAACCGCTCCTGAAGATGGAGGCCGACGAGACCCTGACCGGTCTGGCGCGCGGTTTCGCCTTCCGGCTGGTCGAGTCGCTCGGCGTCATCCCTCGCGCCGAAGTGGCCGACGAGGTCAAGTCGCTGGATCAGGATGCGCGCGGCTCGCTGCGCAAGCACGGTGTGCGGTTCGGTCAGTTCACCATTTTCATGCCGCTCCTTCTGAAGCCCGCCCCGACGCGCCTGCGGCTTGTGCTTTGGTCGCTGTCGAACGGTCTGGACGAATTCCCCGAGGCGCCGCCGCCGGGACTGGTGACCGTTCCCAACATCGACGAGGTCCCGGCGCAGCATTACGCGCTGGCGGGTTACCGCAAGGCAGGCGCGCGCGCCATCCGGATCGACATGCTGGAGCGTCTTGCGGACATGCTCCGCAGCGAGGATTCGCGTGGCGGCTTCGAGGCGAAGGCCGACATGTTGTCGATCACCGGCATGACGCTGGAGCAGTTTGCCGACCTGATGCAGGGTCTGGGCTACCGTGCCGAGAAGGGTGAACGCAGCAAGGTCAAGGCGGTCGACGCGGTTCTGGAGCCGGAAACCGGAGAGCAGGTCGAAGGCGAGGCCACCCACCTGCCGGAAGATACACCGGTGATGGACGTGGCCGCCGAGACGCCCGCAACGCTGGAACCGGGCGCAGACGAAGCGCCGCAGCCTGCCGACGTGGCCGAACCGGTGGCCCAGCTTGAGGACGAGGGCGAGGCGCCGGTTTCTGCCGAACCGGCGGAAGAGATGGATGCCGCAAGCAACGAGCATGCGGTTCCTGAAACGCCTGAAGAGGAAATCCTGCCGGGCGAGGCGCCGGATGCTGCCGTCGCGGGTGCAGAGACGGAAGTGTTCTACACCTTCACCTGGGGCGGAAACCGCGGCAACCAGCAGCGTCGGGGCGGCGGCAAGCCGCGCCGCGATGCGCAGGGTGCGGGTGGCGGCCGTCGCGACGACCGTGGCGACAAGCCGCGCAGCAAGGGACCCAAGGGCAAGGGTGGTCCGAAGGGCAAGGGCGGGCCGAAAGGCGACCGTGGTCCGAAGACCTTCGAATCCCGTCCTCCCCGCAAGGACAAGCCCATCGACCCGGACAACCCGTTTGCAGCGGCCCTGATGGGGCTGAAGGGAAAAGACTGA
- a CDS encoding RNA-binding S4 domain-containing protein: MSDAPQPKIRIDKWLWHARFFKTRSLAAKVVASGVRVNGLPIAKPAFGLTAGDVLTFTQGNDVRVIRVLAHGTRRGPAPEARELYEDLDPPAPRVRDPSAPVIEQGGRPTKKDRRQYEKSRSSALD, encoded by the coding sequence GTGTCCGACGCTCCGCAGCCAAAGATCCGCATCGACAAGTGGCTCTGGCATGCGCGCTTTTTCAAGACTCGCTCGTTGGCGGCCAAGGTGGTCGCCAGCGGGGTTCGCGTGAATGGCTTGCCGATCGCCAAGCCCGCGTTCGGCCTGACCGCAGGCGATGTTCTGACCTTCACACAGGGCAATGACGTCAGGGTCATCCGCGTTCTGGCGCACGGAACACGGCGCGGCCCGGCGCCCGAAGCCCGCGAACTCTATGAAGATCTGGACCCGCCAGCGCCGCGCGTACGAGACCCGTCCGCGCCGGTGATCGAGCAGGGCGGGCGGCCCACCAAGAAGGACCGGCGGCAGTACGAAAAGTCGAGGTCCTCTGCGCTTGATTGA
- the fdxA gene encoding ferredoxin FdxA, with protein sequence MTYVVIDNCIACKYTDCVEVCPVDCFYEGENMLVIHPDECIDCGVCEPECPADAIRPDTEPDMEKWVEFNRKYSEEWPVIITKKDPLPEAEERDGETDKVTKYFSEKPGEGG encoded by the coding sequence ATGACCTATGTCGTCATCGACAACTGTATCGCCTGCAAATACACCGACTGTGTCGAGGTTTGCCCGGTGGATTGTTTCTACGAGGGCGAGAACATGCTGGTCATCCATCCTGACGAGTGCATCGACTGCGGTGTCTGCGAACCGGAATGCCCGGCTGACGCCATCCGTCCGGACACCGAGCCGGACATGGAAAAGTGGGTCGAGTTCAACCGCAAGTACTCTGAGGAGTGGCCTGTCATCATCACCAAGAAGGACCCGCTGCCCGAAGCCGAAGAGCGCGACGGCGAGACTGACAAGGTGACCAAGTACTTCTCGGAGAAGCCGGGCGAGGGCGGCTGA
- a CDS encoding CarD family transcriptional regulator, with product MTKAKKAEFRPNDYVVYPAHGVGQIVSIEEQEIAGISLELFVISFEKDKMTLRVPTHKASEVGMRSLSSPDVVSEAMKTLKGKAKVKRAMWSRRAQEYEQKINSGDLIAIAEVVRDLHRADDQREQSYSERQLYEAALERLTREVAAVTGDEAAAAKQVDEVLGLRAA from the coding sequence ATGACCAAAGCGAAAAAAGCCGAATTCCGTCCTAACGACTATGTGGTGTACCCGGCGCATGGCGTCGGACAGATCGTGTCGATCGAGGAGCAGGAGATCGCCGGCATCAGCCTCGAGCTCTTCGTGATCTCCTTCGAGAAGGACAAAATGACCCTGCGCGTTCCCACGCACAAGGCGTCGGAAGTCGGTATGCGTTCGCTCAGCTCTCCTGACGTGGTGAGCGAAGCGATGAAGACGCTGAAGGGCAAAGCCAAGGTGAAACGGGCGATGTGGTCGCGCCGCGCACAGGAGTACGAGCAGAAGATCAACTCGGGCGACCTGATTGCCATTGCCGAAGTGGTGCGCGACCTGCACCGTGCCGACGACCAGCGCGAGCAGTCCTATTCCGAGCGTCAGCTTTACGAAGCCGCGTTGGAGCGTCTGACCCGCGAGGTCGCGGCTGTGACCGGCGATGAAGCCGCTGCCGCCAAGCAGGTGGACGAGGTCCTGGGCCTGCGCGCTGCGTAA
- a CDS encoding monovalent cation:proton antiporter-2 (CPA2) family protein, whose protein sequence is MYEFLFQASVFLAAAVIAVPIASRLGLGSVLGYLLAGIVIGPGLGLVANTDDLRHFAEFGVVMMLFLIGLELEPRALWDMRHRLIGLGGLQIVLTTAAIMLGSIALGLAWQTSLAIGLTLALSSTAIVLQTLSEKGLMQTNGGRSAFSVLLTQDIAVIPMLIALPLLAVMPSVAINPDGSIRRATDAAHAADHAGDGHGAAMSLVDGLEGWQAALVTLGIIAVIILAGIYGARPLFRFIHSARLQEMFTAVALLIVIGIAFLMTLVGLSPALGTFLAGVVLANSEFRHELESSVEPFKGLLLGLFFITVGAGIDVERLAEEPFLVVALAVAVIVIKGAVLYGLGRAFGLSRRGLWLFTLGLAQAGEFGFVLVSFALQLDVFPEPLADRLLLVVALSMMITPLLFLLFDHLARKFQENAETAEADEIDEEGPVIIAGIGRFGQVVNRLVQSSGYRTVVLDHDMQTIQLMRRFGFKGFFGDPTRPELLHAAGLGSARVLVAALDDHKATTKLVAYARRIRPDLHIVARARDRNHVYALYQAGADDIVREMFDSSLRAGRYVLENIGMSEYEAAIAEETFYHHDRNTVRELAKLWNPGVPASENEPYIARAKELEKELETALFTALDERGKKDVA, encoded by the coding sequence GTGTACGAATTCCTTTTCCAGGCCTCAGTATTCCTCGCCGCCGCCGTCATCGCGGTGCCCATCGCGTCCCGTCTGGGCCTTGGCTCTGTCCTTGGTTACCTGCTCGCCGGGATCGTCATAGGGCCCGGACTGGGGCTTGTGGCCAACACCGACGACCTGCGCCATTTCGCGGAATTCGGCGTGGTCATGATGCTGTTCCTTATCGGTCTGGAACTCGAACCACGGGCATTGTGGGACATGCGGCATCGGCTGATTGGCCTCGGCGGTTTGCAGATCGTGCTGACCACTGCGGCGATCATGTTGGGGTCGATCGCGCTTGGTCTGGCATGGCAGACGTCGCTTGCCATCGGTTTGACGCTGGCGCTCTCTTCTACCGCCATCGTGTTGCAGACGCTGTCGGAAAAGGGCCTGATGCAGACCAACGGCGGGCGGTCTGCTTTCTCCGTCCTCCTGACACAGGACATCGCGGTGATCCCGATGCTGATCGCCCTGCCCCTGCTGGCGGTCATGCCATCCGTCGCGATCAATCCGGATGGCAGCATCCGACGGGCAACGGACGCGGCGCATGCCGCCGATCACGCCGGTGACGGCCACGGCGCAGCCATGTCGCTGGTCGACGGGTTGGAAGGCTGGCAGGCGGCGCTGGTCACGCTCGGGATTATTGCGGTCATCATTCTGGCCGGGATCTACGGCGCCCGCCCTCTGTTCCGGTTTATCCACTCCGCGCGCCTGCAGGAGATGTTCACCGCCGTCGCCCTGCTGATCGTCATCGGCATCGCCTTCCTGATGACGCTGGTCGGTCTGTCCCCCGCGCTCGGCACATTCCTTGCAGGCGTTGTGCTGGCGAACTCCGAATTCCGGCACGAACTGGAATCGAGTGTCGAGCCGTTCAAGGGCCTGCTGCTGGGGCTTTTCTTCATCACCGTCGGCGCCGGGATCGATGTGGAGCGCCTTGCCGAAGAGCCGTTCCTTGTCGTCGCGCTCGCCGTGGCGGTCATCGTCATCAAGGGGGCCGTGCTGTATGGCCTTGGCCGCGCCTTCGGGCTGAGCCGCCGCGGCCTCTGGCTGTTCACCTTGGGGCTTGCGCAAGCAGGTGAGTTCGGCTTCGTCCTCGTCTCATTCGCACTTCAGCTCGACGTGTTCCCCGAGCCGCTGGCAGACCGGCTACTTCTGGTCGTCGCGCTCTCGATGATGATCACACCACTCCTCTTCCTGTTGTTCGATCACCTTGCGCGCAAGTTCCAAGAAAATGCCGAAACCGCCGAAGCGGACGAGATCGACGAGGAAGGCCCGGTCATCATCGCAGGTATCGGACGGTTCGGGCAGGTCGTGAACCGGCTGGTGCAAAGCTCCGGCTACCGGACAGTGGTGCTCGACCACGACATGCAGACCATCCAGCTCATGCGTCGCTTCGGCTTCAAGGGGTTCTTCGGCGACCCGACGCGCCCGGAGCTGCTGCACGCGGCCGGACTGGGATCGGCGCGGGTTCTGGTGGCTGCTCTGGACGATCACAAGGCCACGACCAAGCTGGTCGCTTACGCCCGGCGCATCCGGCCCGATCTGCACATCGTCGCCCGCGCCCGCGACCGCAACCACGTCTATGCGCTCTACCAGGCCGGTGCAGACGACATCGTACGCGAAATGTTCGACAGCTCTCTGCGCGCGGGCCGTTACGTGTTGGAGAATATCGGGATGAGCGAATATGAGGCCGCCATCGCCGAAGAGACGTTCTACCACCATGACCGCAACACGGTCCGTGAACTTGCCAAATTGTGGAATCCGGGCGTGCCTGCGTCCGAGAACGAGCCCTATATCGCGCGTGCAAAAGAGCTGGAAAAGGAACTGGAGACAGCCCTGTTCACGGCGCTGGACGAGCGCGGGAAGAAGGACGTGGCCTAG